aggatgggagagggaggataggttattgtttggaaggggaattcccccCCATAAGGACTcgaggtaccaagtccttatctggggtcacttccctcctttgttttttactgTCACTACGACCAGCTTGGGAGTCACTGgatccctgtcacacaaaatatctgtccagataggtctgtttcttgtcattgtaaaagtcaccagcacagaTTGCGacagctttctcagggtgatgttcctccacaaatgaatGCGCTTTAGttcacattgcacaaatctccttaatctttgaagaaggcaccttcttccatctcttcttcctcctcctgtgaAGCAATTtccttttggacacaatctggccacaattttctccaagcagagttcatcgtcctggaagtcactccctgccaagccttatctataaggcctatgcagcggaagatattgaagtgattcttcgagaactctcttagggtcaaagcactagcactaggagctttctttgggggccatggttgcttatttagcagtcacacatgATAAACAAGTGGCAAAAACAAAGGATTATTACGAAATGCTTCACATGACCTGGGAGGATATGTTCAATGACCCAGAAACAACGCTACACTGGCTGAGAATGCGTGCGGAGGTGGCTTTATCTGCACGCTGGGGACTGGACAGGTTCTGTATGATCGACGAAAATGGAGGTAATTGACAAAAACTAAAGCCAAAAATTGACGAAAAAAAGTTGGCCAAAACCGAAATCAGCGATAACTAAGATCTACAAAAACCAAGGGTCCATTGTACAATGTTCATACATACTGTGTATCATGAGTTTTAAGCACACCTGTATATTATCTTAATCCATTAAAGATTTTGCTTGAATCCTTATCATTCAATTTCTCAATTTTTTCAATAagcttttaacacactggccatctcccaccaaggtataaTGGGACTGATATCCCATTATATCGAGGGTTTATGGTACTCAATTTTAGGCCGATACCAGTACCGTCAACATTATCGGATACCAATACttcatataaatctgtagtggaaggaaggcggagtaggggtcatcctaggaaaggttggagggagggagtaaatgaagtttttgtgtgcaagagtgcatgagcgtgttagataagagcaaGTGGacgcaaatggtttttatgacttgacgtgctgttggagtgtgagcaaagtaatatttatgaagggattctgggaaaccatttagtcagactcgagtcctgggggtgagaagtacagtgattgcactatgaaggaggggtggagatatgttgcagttttttaactgtagtataGGCACacctgtggcaagacagtgatagtgtgagtaatgatgaaagtgtttcttcttttttggatcactctgcctcagtgggaaatggctgtgttaataaaaaaataattatcttgagggtctactggtaataataataataatagtaatacaacACAGAAGCTGGCTACAAAATCTTACCTCATCATGTGCTTGCTTTTGATCCTTCTTCCTCGTGATGATAGTCTGGGCTTGCTGCCATCCACCTCTAAATCAGTGTCAGCTTTGCCTTCATCACTTGCCTCACACTTTGCTTGTGATGTAGATGGATAGTTGATGTTGTCACTCTCACACTCTGCATCATTAGTTAGCTTAGGGATTGTGAGAGGTGTAACACTTGTAGTCTTGCCTGTGGTTGTGATCACATGATAGATGAGGCTTTCTTCATCATTCACTATTGAGTTCTTACCCGTATACACAATTTGTATTTTGGTCCTACCACCTGGACCAAGCATCACCTCTACCTTATCTTCAAACTCATGTATTGGCTTGGATTCATTGATTGAACTGGATTTATTAAATATGGAAGATGAGTAAATGCTTCCTTCAATGTCATTCACTTCTTCAAGTATATCATCATCTAGAAAATCTTCATTCACCGGTAATGAAAATTTCTTTCCAAAAACTCCAACATAGTTACTAAAAAGGTCATCATATGTCTCTGAGGGTTCACTTTTTCTGCCTCTACCCCTGCCTCTACCTTGGTGTGTAAACTTAGAAAAATCATTTATTAAATTTACATCCTCCTCATCAGAAGTGTTAAAATCTGATACATAATCATTTAAAACTTTTGATCTTCTTTTCCTCTTTGATTTACTTTCAGTGTCAGTCTCTGCATCTCCTGGGTCCTCAGTGCTGTCATATGCCAGTGATTTTGTGATTGTATTACAGGTTGATTTTCCAACATGAGGGCCAGAACTCGATTTCTGGGAATCATTTATTGTGATTGTCTGAGGCTTCATTGTTTGAGGAACAGAAGCTCCTTTTCTTGGACGACCCCGTTTTCTCTTGAATACAACTTCTTTTGTCTCGCACGTTACCTGTGAATCCCCAAAGGTGTTGTAAGTGGCTTTTACCTCAGGCAGTGGCTCCTCCTTAATTGTTATCATGTTTTCTCTCTTAACATCTGAGCCTGTATAACAGAAAAGACCAATTAAGAATATTATAAAAGAGGGGCAGGGATGTTGTAGTTTAGAGCGAACATCTGACCTATGATGTAATCtcacttctggcaaaacagtgactgAATGAATAATGAACGAGTTTCCTCTTTTATTCCGTCACTCTACTTCGGCAGGAAATGGCCAATATGTTAATTTATGAAAAATTATTCATATTGTTTTCAAAAGTGACAGGGATAGATGTACTTTTTAATATCTTATAGTTCTTTTCTTTGGCATAATATAGCACATTTTTCTCAACTGTTAGTAATTAGTAATGCCACTGCTAAATTGACTCAAACAAAGTGAGCCATGTTTTTAGCATACCATATATTTCAGGTGCATCCTCAAAAGTCTTTAACCCtgtcactgttgcaacccctgaaattgaaagtgttgcagtttaaaaataataataatttactatctgaaatagtagagaatctttttctgaaggtagtgACACCAAAAATTTTGTATTTAATGGCACAATAATGGAATTAAGCAGGTCGAAAGTTGGCAGCCTTGGCGCAATTTAAACATTGGCGATTATGCCCAATTTTTTTTAAGCCAATTCCAATGATCAATCTGAcccaattcttagctatttcaagAGCATCCTTCTGTTCTATTacttgagcacaagaaactgcccactcAACTATCAGAACTACCCTATAATGTGCACAGAAGtttgtaatttggccagtttacaCAAAATTACAAAAAATTCCGGTTTAAAAACGCAGTCTAAAATAAACACTGTAGGGATTCCATCCTACTGATTAAAGTACTCCTTCACTTGCCTTGCCTTCTGCTCCTTCCTATTGTCTctcagttgtgacttgataatgatccAGAACAAACTTGAATGGCATCTGAAGTTTCCTCTTCAAATTAGTGGTTaatagtgaaaaaaatatttctctgATCCATGTCTACAGCTAGGTCTCAATTTAAAGGAGGAGGTTCAAAATCCAGAGTGGTCTATGAGATAAAACTAACTGTTACACAATATATATAAGTATGATAAGTGAAATTCACAAAACATTTTGAAGATTTTTTTAACAAATCGGCCTATTTCCACTGAGGttgggtgacccccccccccctccaaaaaaaaagggggaggaaatacattcactgtcattcattcaatcactgtcttgccagtgctGGCACCACAGCTCAGATGACTTTCCAAACTGCAATAGTGCAAGCACTGTTGCAGTTTGGATTCAAGTCTAGACTAACCAGTTTCCTTAAATTCTTTCATAAACAATAAATaggcacaatatcgtggctagaacaatacacaaataacccgcacacaggagactgaaacttatgataaTGTTTCAGTGTGACTTACAatattaactagttaatggtcttcAAGTCAAACCAAAACAtggtcataagtttcagtctcccatATGTGGTTTGTGTATCTTTTTGTAAATGTAATGATGGCCTGATTGAGTTTAATACACTTGTCAAGGATCTGGTATGCATCTAATGCATAAAGcaatggactttttttttttgcaatgcaccagccatctcccaccaaggcaaggtgacctaaaaagaaaatgaaagttttttcaagttacagtaatttatacaggagcagGGGGTTACTattcccttgctcccagcattttagttgccttttacaacatgcatggcttacgttGGGaatattcttttccacttcccatggGGATGAAAGGAAATAAATAGAAACAAGAACTATTAGGAAAATAGAAGAGAACTCTGATagacatgtatacatatacatgttcataaatgtgtagtgtgaccttaatGCAAGAGGacatagcaagatgtacctgttatctagcgtgtttatgagatcaggaaaagacaccagcaattttACCAGTGTCaaataattacaggtttccgtttcacatgcatttggcaggacggtagtacctccctgggtggatgctgtctaccagtctactacctacAATGGACAGCTGTACCATACTATAATACATTCAAAAGAAATGTTAAGAACACTATCATTATGCTATGTTCATAAAGATGTTCTGTTATGTTATCCTGGCAGTGTACTGCAGTATATATGCAATAATGCAACCCTCTGCTTCTGCCAGTGTTGTCCTTTTACTttctgatacagtggacccccggactTTGTAGTTGTCAGATTTCATAACATTCAGAAATAGtaatgttttttcgtcaaaatattggcttggtgaTCGTCATTAAGTTCGGCAATAGTAATTCATCCCAAACACATCCACACAGTAACAGCGGCCCAATACTcaatgtgccattgtttatcagccagttAGCACGATCCCACGTGTTCATACATTTCGTATTATTCCATTTTTTTGGTGCttgcaactactaaataagccaccatgggccccaagaaagttcctagtgccagccagccctttggtaaagggctgagagagaggggagaatgtgccttcttcagtgattctgcgatatgtacaatactaaagcagcagcagtcgataaaggctatagcgccagccagcactatagcctttatcgactgctgctgctttagtattgtacatatcacagaatcattgaagaaggcacattctcccctctctctcagccctttatattattataatcaaaaagaagcgctaaaccacaagggttatacagctcaGCTCTTTATAgcctgtagcaagtaagttaagcaattaatcgACAGAAAAAGAACagcacgaaactgactcctccaatgttgttagaGTTATATAGGGATACTGGATAACACCACCACCTcttgctgctgccttcaccaccattatAGAAGGCTTATTTTTCAGTGGCCCTTAAACACCCAAATCAAACAATACAACACTTGTCAGTTAAGGAGAGAGAcacatgacatattttattcattctagagtatgtatcatgtttctatgttattaatattgtttagtatgttatattagatgaattgtgctagataaataagctgtagaattaatattagtgtcatattgaaggactatcgtGTCCTGTTTCCCAACACTCCCCTGCCGCCGCCACAATTCTTAACATATGCCAGAAACAAACCTCTCTGGAACACCTTTttgagtgacaggggtccagtgactctcaagctggtcctagtggcattaaaaaacaaagaagggaagtaaccccagaaaaggacttggtacctgaagtctttatggaaggggattccccttccaaacaatattaactcctccatcctctccccttctcctgtatgccacacatcaacaagtcttcaataaaggtaagtgtcattttattattgttttattctgcatgtctcattgttttctgtgtaggtaaatgtatatttcatgtaaaaaaattttttttttaatacttttgagtgtctggaacagattaattggatttatgtacatcatttcttatggggaaaatgaattCGGAAATCGTCAGATTCGGGTTTAGTCACTCTCTtgggaatggattaattatgataaccgggggtccactgtattttaaatacAGTTATATTTCCAAATGGAAACACTGAAGGAATTATCGCATGCACAAGCACCTTTACTCTTAATTTTCTAATACAAAATTTCCCAGACTCACTAAAATGATCTTTACTAGATTCCGGCAGCAGTTGAACACAATCCTCAAGTGGTTTTGGTGCATTCTGAGTTTCCACGTTCATCTTGGGCAATGATGCTGCTTGTGATGTGAAACTTAACTGGTCATCTCCCCAGCTCAATCTACTGTCCTTACTTTCAAAACCTTGAATACACAGAAAATATTTTTAATGGTATGATTATTACCTGTTTCATGAAATAAATGGATAAATGAAGTAATACATTTATTGGAGGTAATTCATACTTACTGTGTAGTAGCTTTCTTTTGTGCCAAACAATGCTACATgtatattacatgtaaactacattatctgtgtagtactgcatgaaacaaaataaaaattttaatttgaaTACAGTAAAACTTTGTTATTTGTGAAGGGTATGTTCCAGAAGATTCAGGCAATATCAGATTAGTAAATAATAGTGGCAGCCACCAGGTTAATAAAAGTAAACCTTCAAtataaccaatttttttttttcaacaaaccggccgtatcccaccaaggcagggtggcccgaaaagaaaaacaaaagtttctcttttaaaatttagtaatttatacaggagaaggggttactagccccttgctcccagcattttagtcgcctcttacaacaagcatggcttatggaggaagaattctgttccacttccccatggagataagaggaaataaacaagaacaagaactagaaagaaaatagaagaaaacccagaagggtgtgtatatatatgcttgtgcatgtatgtgtagcgtgacctaagtgtaagtagaagtagcaagacgtacctgaaatcttgcatgtttaagagacagaaaaaagacaccagcaatcctaccatcatgtaaaacaattactggatatcgttttacactcacttggcaggacggtagtacctccctgggcagttgctgtctgccaatctaCTACCTACAAAATTTTGGAAATACGGGAATAAAATGTTGGGTCAACTGATTTGTAAATAATGCACAAAGTCTATTGGTTACAGAATTGCCTATTATTTTTATGATCACAGCAAACCAATCACCATTACCAGCCACCTGTTTCCCTATTAATCCAGTAAATTAAgaatttactgtacagtattttaaAAGATGTGCATTTTTCAGTATTCAAAATTTGTTTCAAGCTTTAGCTCAACAATGAGTCTTGGATGTTTTAGTTTGTTTAATATATGTACCTGGAAATTATTCAGACACTGATTTTCATAAATTATTTTTGATTATGCCTTCATCagattaataaatatatgtatctctatacatatatgcttctaaactgttatattctgagcatctctgcaaaagcagtgataatgtgtgagtgtggtgaaagtgttgaatgatgatgaaagtattttctttttggggattttctttcttttttttttgggtcaccctgcctcggtgggagacggccgacttgttgaaaaaaaaaaaaaaaaaaaaaaaatagattaaaaTATTTAATGTTTTCTTTTTTCAATTTGTAAGCCTTTTAAGCGTGCCTGTAATTGGTAATGACTAATAATATTGGCATCtcagagaaattaagttattttATATTTAACCTCTCTGTATTATTTAATACCTATTGGACAACAAGCCTTCCCTGTACATACTGAACACAGCTTTCATAGGTTTAAAAACATAAAATATAGAGAAAGCATTGGTATTGGTACTGGCCTGAAATTGGGTATCACTGAAAGTTTTGGCATTGCTCCATCTGTAATTTCATATAAGTTATTTTATCAAAGAAAAATTGGCAGGCATCTTTTAATTACACTTTCCATTTCAAATTCCAGTACAAAAATTAATGGATTTTAATAACAATGAATTAATACAAATTTCCATAAAAAGTAAACTCAGCCTTAGGGAGTAAATTCTTAAAAACTTGGTTTTTGGGAACAAAATATAGAATATCCTTAGAGTTACAGTCCAGGCAGACTTACAGCTGGTAATACATATACATACTGTGGGAAAAGAGCTCTGTAAACTATAACAGATATACAGCACGTGTACAATAAAGACAGTAAAAATAATGAAAGTGTAATACTGTATAAGCAATGTCACAATAGTTTTCAGAACAAAGCATACTTACCAGATTTTGCATATACTTGGATGTTTGGAATTGCTGAAGGTGTGAGTTCTGGCTGAGAATTGATAAGAGAGATATCTCTTGAACAAAAGTGATCTGAGCATATCCATATCTTAGATTTCTCATCAGTTTCAGATACAAATTTGCTCAAGATTTTCAGCCAAACAGCACACCTGTAAAGTTTTATGTAACtgaatacataatgtatatacaaGTTTAATAGACACACATTATAATTGCCTTGTACCCAGGAAACAATATTTATTATTCTGGCAAAGTGAAATACTGTATACAGTAGTATACATCACAAGCCAAATATTTTACAGAAATTtgttttaattgaatatattgtggTAATGAATAGCAAAAGCTTTAATTTAGATTTGCAATCTTTCACCAATATTTTAAGTACGACACTCCACTACAATGGATTTAAAATTCACTGGTGTGGAACACATTTCAACGGGAAAAACAAGGATGTTTTCCTGGCCCCTGTCACCCCTAAGCAAAGATATGACATTAGTCAGTTTGTGTAGTTTTGGGTTTGTTGTAATACAAACTGATCATCCAGTAGATATGGCAGCAGATCATGAATTTGAAGGCAATTCATGCATCAGGAACCAATCTCAGAATGCAATGTAATACCTCATGCAATCTGAGTGTTAGCCGAGGCTTTTGGATAACATCGTTAATGATGGTCAAGTGCATGTCTAGGAGAACCTCAACAAGCCAGTGTCTTCCTTTTCCTAAATTAAAAATGACAAAAAACAAAAAAGTCAATGAAATGGAAGAGGAAGTGTGCATAGTACTAAATAAAAGTTTCAGATTGTTTACATAAGAAGGCATTCTATATGTAATAAATTTAAATCCCAAACAGATAATTGAGTCAGAGgattatacctgaagtatacctggagagggtttcgggggtcaacgtccctgcagcccagtctgagaccaggcctcatggtggatcagcgtctgctcaaccaggctgttactgctggctgcatgcaaactgatgtatgaaccacagctcagTTGGTAAGGTACTGACTTttgatgcctgtccagtgcctacttgaagacagccaggggtctattggtaatcccccttatgtatgctgggaggcagttgaacagtcttgggcccctgacacttactgtgttgtctctcagtgtaatcatgacacccctggttttcatgggggaatgttgcatctcctgccatgtCTTTTGCTGTCACAGGGATAGTGAGATaactaaaataaataataaagaaaTTATTAGCAAATGTTTACAAAAAAGAGcacatattaatgaaaaaaaacatGGCAGAAGAATGAAAGAAATTAAAAGAGAGGGCAGTAAGTGACTGATGCTCTTAATTGATTATGGAGTGTCTAAAATTATAACctggcctggtaggcaatgctctcacttcacacgctgagtgtctgtggtttgaTTCCTGGCAAgtgtggaaacattgggtgtgtttccttacatctgttctCCCATTcatctagcaagcaagtaggtacttgggtgttagtcgactagtttGGGTTGAATCCTGGAGCCAAGATTGAggaccagtggaaataagacagacagtccttcgatgacgcactgattttcttgggttaccctgggtagctaaccctcctgTGGTTAAAAATCCGTAAATCTTATCTTATAAACCTGGAGCCAAGTTTACTTTGATTACTTCAAAATAGTACTGTAAACAGTTTAAGACAAACACTGTCAGAAACTCATCTACCATCACTGGAATGTATACCTTTACTCAAACAAACTTCAGACCCTAAAATACCTCACCAAATTTACTATGTAATCAAAATAATGGAACACAGTACACAATACCCggtagtttattcaggtacagctACACATAAATACCATTACATAaatgatcatacatagcagtatatgtataaatacctaggataaccccaaaactGACTTAtttctaaaccataccacgggcggggatagaacccgcggtcatagagtctcaaaactccagaccgtcgcgttagccactagaccagctagccacaataagattcatccaactaggtatatttctacaccataggaaagttagcacaagcaccactgtgaccacaaatgcaagtttttacagacgaatctccagctagcgtggccgtgacgaactctagctcaagtcccctcactgccgtcaacatgactcacgaaatcgtaatgacacgattgcagtcgtgtcattacgatttcgtgagtcatgctgacTTATTTCTATTAGGTTCCTTACCTATGAGGATCCTCTGGCAGGGTGAAGTACACAGCATCAGTCCTGTACGTGGAGTTCCTGCAACCTCTGATGCAGCAGCCTCTGCTTCCTTCACTAGCCAACTCTGCCAAACTTGCTAATATTGCATCTTCTACCGAACCATCCATGTTACATATATAAAGTAACAGATCTTTCTTCTCAGTCTCCTTGTTGGGCTTATAAGGGCCAGTGACAGCTTATGAAGTATCGAGTCCTACTTCCCGGTGGACGGTGATGACCAGACTCAGGCCATGAAAGATCAGGAAGTAAGTTTACACAGGTACACatgaatacagttacatagattattacatatagcagcatatgtgtagattacctaggataacccaaaaaatcaaaGTGACTAATTTCCATTGGTAGTCCCTTCGTGAATAGAAACGGAAACTAGAAGTTTCTAAATAGACCATGTGGACtcgccaattattattattattattattattattattattattagaaagaGGAGCTAAAGTGGACTCGCCAAGCTccagcagattattattataatcaacattaagcgctaaacccacaagagtcatacAGCCCTGTAGCTCCAACAGAGCGGAACGCCCACAATGgagttcagtaaccggcttcccaccaaaACCATTAAAGAAATATCATAGAACGGAAAACTGGAGCTGGCTATAATTGAGTCGATGACAGGTGCCCCTCCTACAATGTGCCCGGCGGGCAAAGATGAGGACAAGTGTCCCAGAGAGAATGGGGAAAATTTGTGACTAATATTCAGGCAAGAGCAAGACGCCTACACTCGATGAAGGCTGGTGTAGAAGTCTGAGAACTCTTAcccggcccggtggcctggtggctaaagctcccgcttcacacacgaagggcccgggttcgattcccggcgggtggaaacatttcgacacgtttccttacacctgttgtcctgctcacctagcagcaaataggtacctgggtgttagtcgactggtgtgggtcgcatcctgggggacaagattaaggaccccaatggaaataagttagacagtcctcgatgacgcactgactttcttgggttatcctgggtggctaaccctccgaggttaaaaatccgaacgaaatcttatctcttacttTTATACAGAATCTGCGGTTTGTTGTTGCTGGGGATATGGGTCATGACAGCCAGAGGAACCAAGGCATGAAAGTTTAGGTAAGACCCTTATGAGGTGAGCGCGAAAGTGGGGATAGTGGAAGGGTAACTGGTGAGAGGAGGGTTATGAGTAGGAGAACTGAaggaggactgaagaagccactcgtggcgaaacgtttcctttaggAGAAATAATGCCAGGGCTTAACCTAGCAGCTAGGCGctcgtggattattattataattatggggagcactaaacccgtagggttatacagcgcatgtggggggggatggaaggtattcagactcaattcagggaacccggagcacagatccaattccctagatcaagagcccctcaccagcgtcaaggaacctcccttgaggggggcgCTCGTGGAGCGGACTGGAGAAGCAGGAGTAGTCTGAGGACGAGAATGCATCGTTCTTAGTTGGTGGAAGTCTTGATTTTTGGGTAGCTTGCAGCAGGCTTGGTCGCAGGAGAGGAGGCAGGTTGGGACAACAGACGCATCTCAGTTGTAGGTGTTATTTAGCGTGGAGAATTTGAGGAAGAGCCGTTCTCAAATTTCTTGGAAATGGTTCTGGAGAGGTGGTAcagttttgttttattaccaAAAGTAAAACGGAGTGGTTTGATGAACTCCAGAACTTGGGCAAGAGTGAAATGGTGTGGAGTCTCACAAGGAAATTTAACAGACCCAGCACAGACCCCTTTGTACAGTTCTGTGCAGGTCATGGTGTCCTCATTCGAAGATGTGTAGAAAGTCAGGTTGTCCCAAGTAGGTA
Above is a window of Cherax quadricarinatus isolate ZL_2023a chromosome 24, ASM3850222v1, whole genome shotgun sequence DNA encoding:
- the LOC128690798 gene encoding uncharacterized protein isoform X3 — encoded protein: MLCTSPCQRILIGFESKDSRLSWGDDQLSFTSQAASLPKMNVETQNAPKPLEDCVQLLPESSKDHFSSDVKRENMITIKEEPLPEVKATYNTFGDSQVTCETKEVVFKRKRGRPRKGASVPQTMKPQTITINDSQKSSSGPHVGKSTCNTITKSLAYDSTEDPGDAETDTESKSKRKRRSKVLNDYVSDFNTSDEEDVNLINDFSKFTHQGRGRGRGRKSEPSETYDDLFSNYVGVFGKKFSLPVNEDFLDDDILEEVNDIEGSIYSSSIFNKSSSINESKPIHEFEDKVEVMLGPGGRTKIQIVYTGKNSIVNDEESLIYHVITTTGKTTSVTPLTIPKLTNDAECESDNINYPSTSQAKCEASDEGKADTDLEVDGSKPRLSSRGRRIKSKHMMRTYNQQVASLQQKYYRALQEIRKRPRVYTLADLVYGASRFLTEDQLIFFTLQLKSSCNNTQGIRLSVREKILALAFYLQSPALYKWLRAIFHLPSKLILERWLEGIAKRDPEAVKKIMYHIYTQYVFRS
- the LOC128690798 gene encoding uncharacterized protein isoform X2, which gives rise to MRCAVWLKILSKFVSETDEKSKIWICSDHFCSRDISLINSQPELTPSAIPNIQVYAKSGFESKDSRLSWGDDQLSFTSQAASLPKMNVETQNAPKPLEDCVQLLPESSKDHFSSDVKRENMITIKEEPLPEVKATYNTFGDSQVTCETKEVVFKRKRGRPRKGASVPQTMKPQTITINDSQKSSSGPHVGKSTCNTITKSLAYDSTEDPGDAETDTESKSKRKRRSKVLNDYVSDFNTSDEEDVNLINDFSKFTHQGRGRGRGRKSEPSETYDDLFSNYVGVFGKKFSLPVNEDFLDDDILEEVNDIEGSIYSSSIFNKSSSINESKPIHEFEDKVEVMLGPGGRTKIQIVYTGKNSIVNDEESLIYHVITTTGKTTSVTPLTIPKLTNDAECESDNINYPSTSQAKCEASDEGKADTDLEVDGSKPRLSSRGRRIKSKHMMRTYNQQVASLQQKYYRALQEIRKRPRVYTLADLVYGASRFLTEDQLIFFTLQLKSSCNNTQGIRLSVREKILALAFYLQSPALYKWLRAIFHLPSKLILERWLEGIAKRDPEAVKKIMYHIYTQYVFRS
- the LOC128690798 gene encoding uncharacterized protein isoform X1, whose amino-acid sequence is MDGSVEDAILASLAELASEGSRGCCIRGCRNSTYRTDAVYFTLPEDPHRCAVWLKILSKFVSETDEKSKIWICSDHFCSRDISLINSQPELTPSAIPNIQVYAKSGFESKDSRLSWGDDQLSFTSQAASLPKMNVETQNAPKPLEDCVQLLPESSKDHFSSDVKRENMITIKEEPLPEVKATYNTFGDSQVTCETKEVVFKRKRGRPRKGASVPQTMKPQTITINDSQKSSSGPHVGKSTCNTITKSLAYDSTEDPGDAETDTESKSKRKRRSKVLNDYVSDFNTSDEEDVNLINDFSKFTHQGRGRGRGRKSEPSETYDDLFSNYVGVFGKKFSLPVNEDFLDDDILEEVNDIEGSIYSSSIFNKSSSINESKPIHEFEDKVEVMLGPGGRTKIQIVYTGKNSIVNDEESLIYHVITTTGKTTSVTPLTIPKLTNDAECESDNINYPSTSQAKCEASDEGKADTDLEVDGSKPRLSSRGRRIKSKHMMRTYNQQVASLQQKYYRALQEIRKRPRVYTLADLVYGASRFLTEDQLIFFTLQLKSSCNNTQGIRLSVREKILALAFYLQSPALYKWLRAIFHLPSKLILERWLEGIAKRDPEAVKKIMYHIYTQYVFRS